Proteins encoded by one window of Salmonirosea aquatica:
- a CDS encoding glycoside hydrolase family 15 protein: MTQPNQPEIRELGIIGDQRTCALLDKKGTIAWYCPARFDNPALFASLLDTEKGGFWEIEARSVFQKRGYLGRSSILRTKFDTFTLTDWMPYQDDALEGVCRLISESHVPVTHRIRFRDNYGLGEVGIEKQDESTFLIIGDRKVYLLSSSHSIRYSGDEIRITIPPQEVGWVHFSSSRKHKGGITSELIGQSLADTLHSWEERLKIIDYTGAYAEHILNSCRAVCLMTHAPSGGIVAAATTSLPESSGSGRNYDYRYVWLRDSAMIASAHIRAVGMVEPAVKFLEFLEKAKEKNHDKRFVPFYDLGLGVAPPLEKIPLRGYKGEKPVVIGNDANHQLQLDANANVLLAAKLIYAKRGDKPHWKTVHRIADFVADNWHEKDHGIWEEGIEQHFTSSKVIAAKALEFIAVHAETEKQANKWNEAARQIRAFVDKHCLTRSGAYAVYAGSQHVDVTAALYPVWLFCEPNSPEMVATMQEIECTLKEGELYHRRLELFDSRKEGVFLAASLWVAQYYVMLDELEKARRIIDAALEFANDLGYLAEEGNVATGEMLGNFPQTFVHASLMGVIVDLNEAEKKRM, from the coding sequence ATGACCCAACCCAATCAACCCGAAATCCGGGAGCTAGGCATCATCGGTGACCAGCGTACCTGCGCCTTACTGGATAAAAAAGGTACCATAGCCTGGTACTGTCCCGCACGGTTCGATAATCCGGCCCTTTTTGCTTCCCTGCTCGATACCGAGAAAGGTGGGTTTTGGGAAATTGAGGCACGATCCGTTTTCCAAAAACGCGGGTACCTGGGCCGCAGCAGCATCCTGCGTACCAAGTTTGACACCTTTACACTTACCGATTGGATGCCCTACCAGGACGACGCGCTGGAAGGCGTTTGTCGGCTAATCTCAGAATCTCACGTGCCGGTGACACACCGAATCCGATTTCGGGACAATTATGGGTTGGGTGAGGTTGGGATTGAAAAACAGGACGAGAGTACTTTCCTGATCATTGGCGACCGGAAGGTGTACCTCCTCTCGTCCTCGCATTCCATTCGGTATTCAGGCGATGAAATACGTATCACGATTCCGCCTCAGGAAGTGGGGTGGGTGCATTTTTCTTCTTCCAGAAAGCATAAGGGAGGCATTACTTCCGAACTAATTGGGCAGTCCCTTGCCGATACGTTGCATAGCTGGGAGGAGAGGTTGAAAATAATCGACTACACAGGCGCGTATGCAGAACATATCCTCAATTCGTGCCGGGCTGTATGCCTAATGACCCACGCTCCTAGCGGTGGCATTGTGGCTGCAGCTACCACCTCTCTGCCCGAAAGCTCCGGCAGTGGGCGCAACTATGATTACCGCTACGTGTGGCTGCGCGATTCAGCTATGATCGCGAGCGCGCATATTCGGGCTGTAGGCATGGTGGAGCCCGCCGTTAAGTTTCTGGAATTTCTGGAAAAGGCCAAAGAAAAGAACCACGACAAGCGGTTCGTCCCGTTCTATGACCTGGGATTGGGGGTTGCTCCCCCCTTGGAGAAAATCCCGCTACGGGGCTATAAAGGTGAAAAGCCCGTTGTAATCGGCAACGACGCCAACCACCAGCTGCAACTGGATGCCAATGCCAATGTTCTGCTGGCGGCTAAACTGATTTATGCTAAAAGGGGCGATAAACCTCATTGGAAAACAGTTCACCGGATCGCTGATTTTGTGGCAGATAACTGGCACGAGAAAGACCACGGGATTTGGGAAGAGGGCATCGAGCAGCATTTTACCTCCAGTAAGGTGATTGCCGCCAAGGCACTGGAATTTATTGCCGTACACGCTGAAACCGAGAAGCAGGCCAATAAGTGGAATGAGGCAGCCCGCCAAATCCGCGCGTTTGTGGACAAACACTGCCTGACCCGAAGCGGTGCTTACGCAGTCTATGCCGGATCGCAACACGTCGACGTGACAGCAGCCCTGTATCCTGTATGGCTTTTCTGTGAGCCCAACAGCCCGGAGATGGTAGCTACCATGCAGGAAATCGAATGTACCCTGAAGGAGGGAGAGCTCTACCATCGCCGCCTTGAACTATTCGATTCCCGCAAAGAAGGCGTATTTCTGGCCGCGTCGCTTTGGGTAGCGCAGTACTACGTGATGCTGGATGAGCTGGAAAAAGCCAGGCGGATAATCGATGCTGCCCTGGAATTTGCCAATGACCTGGGGTACCTGGCCGAAGAAGGTAACGTAGCCACCGGAGAAATGCTGGGCAATTTCCCGCAGACATTCGTTCATGCCTCGCTCATGGGCGTTATTGTGGATTTGAATGAGGCGGAGAAGAAGCGGATGTAA
- a CDS encoding DsrE family protein, which produces MKAFYGLLLLFLPLAGIDISETHQNNAEKMKFLIHVTHGPEDPTRAALAFLVAKTALEEGHTVTLFLAGNAALLLRDADMAKVEGVGTGKLKEHYEAIVKAGGRFYVSGMSAKARGMTDADIQGKPAEFAMPKKLVELAVDSDRMFTY; this is translated from the coding sequence ATGAAAGCTTTTTACGGCTTATTGCTGCTATTTCTCCCATTGGCGGGAATTGATATTTCCGAAACCCATCAAAACAATGCTGAAAAAATGAAATTCCTGATTCACGTAACCCACGGCCCCGAAGACCCTACTCGCGCGGCCCTTGCTTTTCTAGTGGCAAAAACGGCCCTGGAAGAAGGGCATACCGTAACCCTTTTCCTGGCGGGCAATGCAGCACTGTTGCTGCGGGATGCGGATATGGCTAAGGTGGAAGGGGTAGGTACGGGCAAATTGAAAGAGCATTACGAAGCCATCGTGAAAGCAGGCGGTCGCTTTTATGTATCGGGTATGTCGGCCAAGGCCCGTGGCATGACCGATGCGGATATTCAGGGCAAGCCCGCCGAGTTCGCCATGCCAAAAAAATTGGTGGAACTCGCGGTGGATAGCGACCGGATGTTTACGTACTGA
- a CDS encoding DUF1059 domain-containing protein: MKVLHCREVGFDCLGVIKAESENEVLQMAAQHASDAHQVNVTPEMAEQIKTLIREE; encoded by the coding sequence ATGAAAGTACTACACTGCCGCGAGGTAGGTTTCGATTGCCTGGGGGTAATCAAAGCCGAGAGTGAAAACGAAGTGCTGCAAATGGCCGCCCAGCACGCCAGCGACGCACATCAGGTCAACGTGACCCCTGAAATGGCCGAACAAATCAAGACACTCATTCGAGAGGAATAA
- a CDS encoding helix-turn-helix transcriptional regulator has translation MSNPAANTLNFSAYKKAWHFDLIESDIDEINDLIGANPLLHETLLLRNSALAIKDIKRMYYSCILGDVEKVCGWSREIFLNGGVDFYVSQIPVAELRGLEEMTRLMNQYIVSLNEERAKNFRAIFDYKLTRSDGTVSRIIQESVALKRDAKGNILFFLVLVSDISSLKRDHRQHLRLTDGKENLLYEVDNATGKCRPLEEISKRELEIIRLSGQNLTSHAIAERLFISPHTVNTHRQKMLRKFGMTDTMELINFLTIYRLL, from the coding sequence ATGAGCAACCCGGCCGCTAATACCCTAAATTTCAGCGCATACAAAAAGGCTTGGCATTTCGATCTCATCGAATCGGATATAGATGAAATAAACGATCTGATCGGGGCGAATCCACTGCTGCACGAAACGCTCCTACTCAGGAATTCAGCCTTAGCTATCAAGGACATCAAGCGGATGTACTATTCCTGCATTCTGGGCGACGTGGAGAAGGTCTGTGGATGGAGTAGGGAGATTTTTCTGAACGGAGGGGTAGATTTCTACGTCTCGCAGATTCCTGTTGCCGAGTTGCGGGGACTGGAGGAAATGACGCGACTCATGAACCAATACATAGTTTCGCTGAATGAAGAACGAGCCAAAAACTTCCGGGCTATCTTCGATTACAAACTGACCCGCTCGGACGGTACAGTCAGCCGAATTATTCAGGAAAGTGTGGCGCTCAAGCGCGATGCGAAGGGGAACATCTTATTTTTCCTGGTGTTGGTTTCGGACATCTCCAGTCTTAAGCGCGACCACCGCCAACACCTGCGGCTTACGGATGGAAAAGAAAACCTGCTGTATGAGGTGGATAATGCGACAGGAAAATGCCGTCCGTTGGAAGAAATCAGTAAGCGCGAGTTAGAAATCATCCGGCTTTCGGGGCAGAATTTGACTAGTCATGCCATCGCCGAAAGGCTATTCATTAGCCCCCATACCGTCAACACACATCGCCAGAAAATGCTCAGAAAATTTGGGATGACGGATACCATGGAACTCATCAACTTCCTGACCATCTACCGACTTCTCTGA
- a CDS encoding serine hydrolase domain-containing protein codes for MKTTRRNFVKLAGLGSVGLSVLSSFEFQGTLAQNLPRATPESQGVDTNGILNFLQAIQVSGLEWHSFMLVRHGHVVAEGWWKPFAPEFKHTLYSLSKSFTSTAIGFLVSEGKITVNDPVLKFFPKDAPADPGENLKAMRVKHLLTMNTGHDADTLPAIRNAEGKSWVETFLAQPVLHAPGSHFLYNTGATYMLGAIVYSVTGQTLEEYLEPRLFKPLGIVGYDWEKSPQGLNTAGYGLRVKTEDIARFGQFYLQKGMWEGKQLLPAAWIEEATSKQTESQKGDGDWSQGYGYQFWRCKPGFYRGDGAYGQFCFVMPEQDAVLVMTSESWDLQKSMNIAYENLLPAFAKGQLPEKPTELAILKKELSQLTLPVPQGSKTSPLAARYNDKVFTINKNSFNITELSVGLNKDSCVLKMATPGGMEKITFGWEDWKLNPGENKMRFPVATRLEIPSRIAGTATWLDDNTLQLKQKFVDAIHGDTLTLTFQGDTLAVDFMNSVSAHVKTFPDQRQKLTGTMKG; via the coding sequence ATGAAAACCACCCGCCGGAATTTTGTCAAACTCGCTGGCCTGGGGTCGGTGGGTTTGAGTGTACTTTCTTCTTTTGAGTTCCAAGGTACCCTTGCCCAAAACTTACCCCGGGCTACTCCCGAATCGCAGGGTGTGGACACCAACGGTATTCTGAACTTCCTGCAGGCTATTCAGGTATCCGGGCTGGAATGGCACAGCTTTATGCTGGTACGGCATGGGCACGTAGTGGCTGAGGGCTGGTGGAAACCTTTTGCTCCAGAATTCAAGCACACCCTGTACTCGCTCTCCAAGAGTTTTACGAGCACGGCCATTGGTTTTCTGGTGAGCGAAGGGAAAATTACGGTGAATGATCCCGTCCTGAAATTCTTCCCCAAGGATGCCCCCGCCGATCCGGGCGAAAATTTAAAAGCCATGCGGGTGAAGCACCTGTTGACAATGAATACCGGGCATGATGCCGATACGTTGCCAGCCATCCGGAATGCCGAGGGGAAATCGTGGGTGGAGACCTTCCTCGCCCAGCCCGTTCTCCATGCGCCAGGCTCTCATTTTCTATACAATACGGGCGCTACCTACATGCTGGGGGCTATCGTGTACAGTGTGACAGGTCAAACACTGGAGGAGTACCTGGAACCCCGCTTGTTTAAGCCACTAGGCATTGTGGGTTATGACTGGGAAAAATCCCCGCAGGGGCTCAACACGGCGGGTTACGGCCTGCGCGTTAAAACGGAGGACATTGCCCGGTTCGGACAGTTTTATCTGCAAAAGGGGATGTGGGAAGGCAAGCAATTACTTCCTGCAGCCTGGATCGAGGAAGCCACCAGCAAGCAAACCGAATCCCAAAAGGGCGACGGCGACTGGTCGCAGGGCTACGGCTACCAGTTCTGGCGTTGCAAGCCGGGCTTCTACCGCGGCGACGGGGCCTATGGGCAGTTCTGCTTTGTGATGCCCGAGCAGGATGCCGTACTAGTCATGACCAGTGAAAGCTGGGATTTGCAGAAATCCATGAACATTGCCTACGAAAATCTGCTGCCAGCGTTTGCTAAGGGACAATTGCCCGAAAAACCCACTGAGCTGGCGATTTTAAAGAAAGAGTTGAGCCAGCTGACGCTTCCGGTACCTCAAGGCTCGAAAACCTCACCGCTGGCGGCCCGCTACAACGATAAAGTATTCACGATCAACAAAAACTCTTTCAACATCACTGAATTATCTGTCGGCCTGAATAAGGATTCCTGCGTATTGAAAATGGCTACGCCAGGCGGCATGGAAAAAATCACGTTCGGATGGGAAGATTGGAAACTGAATCCCGGTGAAAACAAAATGCGTTTTCCGGTAGCTACCCGCCTCGAAATTCCGTCCCGAATCGCCGGGACGGCCACCTGGCTGGACGATAACACGTTGCAGTTAAAACAGAAATTCGTGGACGCCATCCATGGTGATACCTTGACGCTGACCTTCCAGGGGGATACCTTGGCGGTGGATTTCATGAACAGCGTTTCGGCCCACGTTAAGACTTTTCCGGATCAGCGCCAAAAACTGACGGGCACAATGAAGGGATAA
- a CDS encoding glycoside hydrolase family 43 protein, with protein MKKIALLLLLATSLHAQTFRNPLLPAGADPWSIYHDGYYYYMHTTGKDLNIWKTKDLSQLPSAEKVTVWTPPATGMYSKSIWAPELHFLRGKWYIYFAADNGQNRNHRLYVLENDSPDPTEGTWTFKGKLETPQDKWAIDGSVFEHKGQLYLTWSGWEGEENGRQDIYLCKMSNPWTCTGNRIRISDPKFAWEQHGLLTHPGPDDQPIVLVNEGPQYLQSPNGRVNIIFSASGCWTDYYALGMVYADANADLMSPKSWQKHPAPVFWADDVKGTHAAGHNSFFKSPNGKQNWILYHANAEAGQGCGGKRAPRMQPFTFGADGTPVFGSPLPLGVEMSVPR; from the coding sequence ATGAAAAAAATAGCACTCCTCCTACTTCTAGCTACCTCCCTCCACGCCCAAACCTTCAGGAATCCCTTGCTACCTGCCGGGGCGGATCCGTGGTCTATCTACCACGACGGCTACTACTATTACATGCACACCACAGGCAAAGACCTGAATATCTGGAAAACCAAAGACCTCTCTCAGTTACCTTCTGCTGAAAAAGTGACCGTATGGACGCCGCCCGCTACGGGGATGTATTCCAAAAGTATCTGGGCACCCGAGCTGCATTTTCTGCGGGGCAAGTGGTACATCTACTTCGCTGCCGATAATGGGCAGAATCGCAATCACCGCCTGTATGTACTGGAAAATGATTCTCCCGACCCCACCGAAGGTACCTGGACATTCAAAGGCAAGCTGGAAACTCCGCAGGACAAGTGGGCCATCGACGGCTCGGTGTTTGAACACAAGGGCCAACTGTACCTGACCTGGTCGGGCTGGGAAGGCGAGGAGAACGGTCGGCAGGATATCTACCTATGCAAAATGAGCAACCCGTGGACTTGCACGGGCAACCGTATCCGTATTTCCGACCCAAAGTTTGCCTGGGAACAGCACGGTTTGTTGACCCATCCGGGTCCTGACGACCAGCCGATCGTTCTGGTGAATGAAGGACCACAGTATCTGCAAAGCCCCAATGGCCGGGTCAATATTATCTTTTCGGCAAGTGGCTGCTGGACTGACTATTACGCTCTGGGCATGGTGTACGCCGATGCCAATGCCGATCTAATGAGCCCGAAATCCTGGCAAAAGCACCCGGCGCCCGTTTTTTGGGCCGATGACGTGAAGGGTACCCACGCGGCGGGGCACAACAGTTTTTTCAAGTCGCCCAATGGTAAGCAGAATTGGATTCTGTACCACGCCAACGCCGAGGCCGGGCAGGGGTGCGGTGGCAAGCGCGCGCCCCGTATGCAGCCCTTCACCTTTGGGGCCGATGGTACCCCTGTGTTCGGGAGTCCGTTGCCGTTGGGCGTGGAGATGAGTGTGCCGAGGTAA
- a CDS encoding CehA/McbA family metallohydrolase, whose product MFSSLVGAAQGSEIVRLTEKNLSLLPGGKEVDGMAGDWLMRNDWVVAVIGAAYSDREANQMVSSIQGAVIDYTSRRVNNDQLVVYYPQGARVDIPSADTIIVLRDKGTSVQLQAIRYPTAAEPYGSATTYTLNDGEGFLRVMTTYENKTGKTVAVRLYDQLRCDNRVDDAAPQGESRLAYLQNDWYHAAYGVATTDRELYTEGRVGRKNLIKLGYEILYAEDSVQLNPGQKLTISRVLLTGTDVADLQKQYMTLSGEKNPSLAINLKTTTGQAVDGAFVTVRDAQNAVLSSAITDATGQGRLYLPVGSHQVEASKPGHDTLRREITIPSDKAFALVMQPPTKVLMRVESADGKMLPVKVEFRGAQGTKNPMLGPETRTEGAFNLYYSHTPHFEVPLPPGTYRVIVSHGPEYQAEVREVTLSRGEAKPLTIQIKRLFTTPNWILADLHNHSTGSGDSNVGREDRVINLAASGIEFAPATEHNRISSYTEVIRAAGLQPYIASAAGIELSGRPGPGDINHQIAFPLRPKPGRGYGAPKTDADPRVQMSRLYHYDQDRFKLMQQNHPNIGWLYFDKNQDGEIDQGFGTESMTDVMEIRETMADLPGAVNGGDTDTRSFHWLQMLNRGYRIFGTANSDNHTVGHASGSMFNYVHVPHDKPEEIDPEEVARQVKAGHVVISDGPFMEVRVNGALPGEEIKAADGKIKVQVKVLTANWAPVNTVQILVNGKADSSLIFNQKNNPAMFRNTPTVFEGTLPLDLKTDAHIIVMAYGLGENVGLVTGGKMKTALPIAVSNPVFVDVDGHGFSPNHDLLGMPLPTALKKKAKDSEVE is encoded by the coding sequence TTGTTTTCCAGCTTGGTCGGAGCTGCTCAGGGCAGCGAGATTGTCCGCCTGACCGAAAAAAACTTGTCTTTGCTGCCGGGTGGGAAAGAAGTAGATGGCATGGCAGGCGACTGGCTCATGCGCAACGATTGGGTGGTGGCCGTAATCGGCGCGGCGTATTCCGACCGGGAGGCCAATCAGATGGTGTCCTCCATCCAGGGTGCTGTGATCGACTACACCAGCCGCCGCGTCAACAACGACCAACTGGTAGTGTACTATCCGCAGGGCGCGCGGGTGGATATTCCTTCTGCCGATACGATCATCGTCCTCCGGGACAAGGGTACCTCTGTGCAGTTGCAGGCCATTAGGTATCCCACCGCTGCCGAACCCTACGGATCTGCCACCACCTACACGTTGAACGACGGTGAAGGGTTTCTACGCGTGATGACTACATACGAAAACAAAACCGGCAAGACCGTGGCCGTCCGCCTGTACGATCAGTTGCGCTGTGATAATCGGGTGGACGACGCGGCCCCGCAGGGAGAAAGCCGACTGGCCTATCTGCAAAACGACTGGTACCATGCGGCCTACGGGGTTGCTACCACGGATCGGGAACTCTACACAGAGGGCAGGGTAGGGCGCAAAAATCTTATCAAATTGGGCTACGAAATTCTGTACGCGGAGGATTCTGTTCAATTGAATCCGGGGCAAAAGCTAACCATTTCGCGCGTGCTGCTCACCGGAACTGATGTGGCGGATTTGCAAAAACAATACATGACGTTGAGCGGTGAAAAGAATCCCTCGCTTGCCATTAACCTGAAAACTACTACAGGCCAAGCCGTAGACGGAGCTTTCGTGACAGTACGCGATGCGCAGAACGCAGTACTATCATCTGCTATTACGGATGCTACGGGGCAGGGTAGGCTATATCTTCCGGTGGGAAGCCACCAGGTAGAAGCCTCCAAGCCCGGTCATGATACCCTGCGCCGGGAGATAACGATACCATCAGACAAAGCCTTTGCGCTGGTGATGCAGCCGCCCACGAAAGTTCTGATGCGGGTAGAAAGTGCCGACGGAAAAATGCTGCCCGTCAAAGTGGAATTCCGGGGTGCCCAAGGTACCAAGAACCCGATGCTGGGCCCCGAAACCCGCACCGAAGGGGCGTTTAATTTGTATTACAGCCATACTCCCCATTTTGAAGTTCCTCTGCCGCCCGGTACCTACCGGGTCATTGTGTCGCACGGACCGGAATACCAGGCCGAGGTGCGCGAGGTTACGCTGAGTAGGGGAGAAGCCAAGCCCCTGACGATTCAGATTAAACGCTTGTTCACTACGCCTAACTGGATCTTAGCCGATCTGCACAACCATTCGACCGGGAGTGGTGATTCCAACGTAGGCCGCGAGGACCGGGTGATCAACCTGGCCGCTTCGGGCATCGAGTTCGCCCCGGCTACCGAACACAACCGCATCAGTTCCTATACGGAAGTGATCCGGGCGGCAGGTTTGCAACCCTACATCGCTTCGGCCGCGGGCATTGAATTGAGCGGACGCCCCGGCCCTGGCGACATCAACCATCAGATTGCTTTTCCGCTACGACCGAAACCGGGCCGCGGCTACGGGGCACCCAAAACGGACGCAGACCCACGGGTGCAAATGAGCCGTTTGTACCACTACGATCAGGACCGCTTTAAGCTCATGCAGCAAAATCACCCGAACATCGGCTGGCTGTACTTTGATAAAAATCAGGATGGAGAAATAGACCAGGGTTTTGGCACCGAAAGCATGACGGATGTAATGGAAATCCGGGAAACCATGGCCGACCTACCGGGGGCCGTCAATGGCGGCGACACGGATACCCGCTCCTTCCACTGGCTGCAGATGCTGAATCGTGGTTACCGGATTTTCGGTACCGCCAATTCGGACAATCATACGGTAGGCCATGCCAGTGGGTCCATGTTCAATTATGTACATGTGCCCCACGATAAGCCGGAAGAAATCGATCCGGAAGAGGTAGCGCGGCAGGTCAAGGCTGGCCACGTGGTCATCAGCGACGGACCTTTCATGGAGGTGCGCGTCAATGGGGCGCTACCCGGTGAAGAAATAAAAGCGGCTGATGGAAAAATCAAGGTTCAGGTGAAAGTATTGACCGCCAACTGGGCACCCGTCAACACGGTGCAGATTCTGGTCAACGGGAAAGCCGATAGTTCGCTGATTTTTAATCAAAAAAACAATCCGGCGATGTTCCGAAATACGCCCACCGTTTTTGAAGGTACCCTACCTCTTGACCTCAAAACCGATGCCCATATCATCGTGATGGCGTACGGACTGGGAGAAAATGTGGGGCTGGTTACGGGCGGGAAAATGAAAACCGCCCTGCCTATCGCGGTATCAAACCCGGTATTTGTGGACGTAGACGGCCATGGTTTTAGCCCAAATCATGATTTACTAGGTATGCCCTTACCGACGGCATTGAAAAAGAAAGCGAAGGATTCGGAAGTGGAGTGA
- a CDS encoding glycerophosphodiester phosphodiesterase family protein, with translation MRKLIRRGYRFLLVLALAVISGFMGFSQPPRLHVISLKNPRQLRTFLRYGPDRSRPDRIPFVSAHRGGPRPGYPENCLATFENTLRSTWAMLEIDPRYSKDSAIVLMHDPTLDRTTTGHGKVSGFTLEELRKLRLKDPDGRVTDYPIPTLGEALEWAKGKTVLIVDQKDVPMPARVQEITKHRAEANALVMAYTFEDAQLAYALNPEVAMEVFIPDREAADRFEQMGVSWQNVVAFVTHTQPKDATIFQHLHKKGTLAIVGSSRTIDKAYAEKGIAKNELDKGYLAIIASGADIIEADLAIEAGEALRTIPKKKSSKDQFFKIRP, from the coding sequence ATGCGCAAACTAATTCGCCGGGGATACCGATTTTTGCTCGTGTTGGCACTGGCCGTTATCTCCGGCTTTATGGGTTTTTCTCAACCTCCCAGACTGCACGTAATCAGCCTGAAAAATCCCCGTCAGTTGCGGACTTTTCTGCGGTATGGCCCCGACCGATCGCGGCCCGACCGGATTCCTTTCGTGAGCGCGCATCGGGGGGGACCACGTCCGGGTTACCCCGAAAATTGCCTGGCTACCTTCGAAAATACCCTGCGAAGTACCTGGGCTATGCTGGAAATCGATCCGCGCTACTCCAAAGACAGCGCCATCGTGCTCATGCACGATCCTACCCTTGACCGCACCACCACCGGTCACGGCAAAGTATCGGGCTTTACCCTGGAAGAATTGCGGAAACTCCGGTTGAAAGATCCGGATGGACGAGTGACAGACTATCCGATACCTACCCTGGGCGAGGCGCTGGAATGGGCGAAGGGGAAAACGGTACTCATCGTGGATCAGAAAGACGTACCCATGCCAGCACGGGTACAGGAAATCACGAAACACCGGGCCGAAGCGAATGCTTTAGTAATGGCCTATACCTTTGAGGACGCCCAACTTGCGTATGCTCTGAATCCTGAGGTGGCGATGGAAGTGTTCATCCCGGACCGGGAGGCCGCCGACCGGTTTGAGCAGATGGGGGTATCCTGGCAGAACGTCGTGGCCTTTGTTACGCACACGCAGCCGAAGGATGCCACGATTTTCCAGCATCTGCACAAGAAGGGTACGCTGGCCATCGTGGGCAGTTCCCGCACGATCGACAAAGCCTATGCGGAAAAGGGAATAGCCAAAAACGAACTGGACAAGGGGTACCTGGCCATCATCGCTTCGGGAGCTGATATCATTGAGGCCGATCTGGCCATCGAGGCGGGCGAAGCGCTGAGGACGATCCCCAAAAAGAAAAGTTCGAAGGATCAGTTTTTTAAAATACGACCCTAG
- a CDS encoding RagB/SusD family nutrient uptake outer membrane protein produces the protein MKKQQILYTALLATSLPLLTSCQENFLEVDAKATKVETNYYKNPEEVFNGLVAAYDPMSWEGTVQYGNFACLNAASDDCYGGGGSSSDVPFLNTMNAFTLDPANGPQLDFWQKNFTGISRVNTILTKLEGEVPNLSAAVKKRYVAEAKFLRGYYYFELVRLFGKVPLFTAPIETSEIYNVTQATPETVYAQIEKDLTEAVAETNLPDKVPVETEGGRVTAGMARALLGKVYLFEKKWTKAAELLAQVNGTPGTTNKYGYQLLEDFNTIFQPDNPFSSEAIIEIPHTSIAASGWGDASKVEGLIASKMFGPRSYNGPEYYSGWGGCPITPGLYHALHYDPRFKATVADVDSLVKAKKATYIPGYEDTGYFIQKYAPLKVFESKGAGPSALNYPQNYIEMRLADTYLMEAEALVQGGGSLTRAATLLNAVRARVGLNPVEATLANIYNERRLELATEGHRWYDLVRTGRAATMLASDGFVAGKNEVLPIPLPELNNTKLVQNPNY, from the coding sequence ATGAAGAAGCAACAAATCTTATATACGGCACTTTTAGCGACCAGCTTACCCCTGTTGACTTCCTGCCAGGAAAACTTCCTGGAAGTGGATGCCAAAGCCACGAAGGTAGAAACCAATTACTACAAGAATCCCGAAGAAGTGTTCAACGGTCTGGTGGCGGCCTACGATCCGATGAGCTGGGAAGGTACGGTTCAGTACGGCAACTTTGCCTGCCTGAATGCCGCCTCCGACGATTGTTATGGCGGTGGGGGTAGCTCATCCGATGTACCCTTCCTAAATACGATGAATGCCTTCACGCTCGATCCGGCCAATGGTCCGCAGCTTGATTTCTGGCAGAAAAACTTCACGGGCATTTCCCGGGTTAATACTATTTTGACCAAGCTGGAAGGCGAGGTACCCAACCTGAGTGCGGCGGTCAAAAAACGGTACGTGGCCGAAGCCAAATTCCTGCGCGGCTATTACTATTTTGAGTTGGTGCGCCTGTTCGGCAAGGTACCTCTATTTACCGCGCCCATTGAAACGAGCGAGATTTACAACGTGACGCAGGCCACGCCGGAAACCGTGTATGCCCAGATCGAAAAAGACCTGACCGAAGCGGTAGCCGAAACCAACCTGCCGGACAAGGTACCTGTCGAAACGGAAGGGGGGCGCGTAACAGCGGGCATGGCGCGGGCGCTGCTGGGCAAGGTGTATTTGTTTGAAAAGAAGTGGACGAAAGCCGCTGAGTTGTTGGCCCAGGTTAATGGTACGCCGGGCACTACCAACAAATATGGGTATCAGCTACTGGAAGATTTTAATACCATTTTCCAACCGGATAACCCATTCAGCAGCGAAGCGATCATCGAGATTCCTCATACATCCATCGCTGCTTCGGGCTGGGGCGATGCTTCCAAAGTGGAAGGGTTGATTGCCAGCAAGATGTTCGGCCCCCGCAGCTACAACGGTCCGGAATACTACTCGGGCTGGGGCGGCTGCCCCATCACGCCGGGGTTGTACCATGCCCTGCATTATGACCCTCGTTTTAAAGCTACTGTGGCGGATGTGGACAGTCTAGTGAAAGCTAAGAAAGCCACCTACATTCCGGGCTACGAGGATACGGGGTATTTTATCCAGAAATACGCGCCGTTGAAGGTGTTTGAAAGCAAAGGAGCCGGTCCTTCGGCGCTCAACTATCCGCAGAATTACATCGAAATGCGCCTGGCCGATACTTACCTTATGGAAGCCGAAGCATTGGTACAGGGGGGCGGTAGCCTTACGCGGGCAGCTACCTTATTGAATGCCGTGCGTGCCCGCGTGGGCCTGAATCCCGTTGAAGCTACGCTGGCAAATATCTACAACGAGCGCCGACTGGAACTGGCTACCGAAGGCCACCGCTGGTACGATCTGGTCCGTACGGGCCGGGCCGCGACTATGCTGGCGTCAGATGGTTTTGTAGCGGGTAAGAACGAAGTGCTGCCTATTCCGTTGCCCGAGTTGAACAACACGAAACTGGTACAAAATCCGAATTACTGA